From the Malus domestica chromosome 17, GDT2T_hap1 genome, one window contains:
- the LOC103404219 gene encoding epoxide hydrolase 2-like, producing MESQGIEHRTVQVNGINMHVAEKGNGPLILFVHGFPELWYSWRHQILALSDLGYRVVAPDLRGYGDTDAPASPSSYTCLHMVGDLVALLDAIAPDQEQVFVVAHDWGAVIAWYLYLFRPDRVKALVSLSVQFIPRNPQRKFIESFQAAYGDDYYMCRFQEPGVIEAEFAQMGTTRVIKEFLTYRNPGPLFLPKGKGFGHPTDTPIVLPSWLSEDEVNYYAAKFDKTGFTGGINYYRNLDINWELTAPWTGAQVKVPVKFVVGDQDLVYNSLGAQDFIHKGGFKKFVPLLEEVIVLEGVAHFLQQEKPDEISKHIHNFIKKFH from the exons ATGGAGTCGCAGGGAATAGAGCACCGAACAGTCCAAGTGAACGGCATCAACATGCACGTCGCCGAGAAAGGGAATGGCCCACTCATCCTCTTCGTCCACGGCTTTCCTGAGCTCTGGTACTCCTGGCGCCACCAAATCCTAGCCCTCTCCGACCTCGGCTACCGCGTCGTAGCCCCCGACCTCCGAGGGTACGGCGACACCGATGCCCCCGCCTCCCCTTCCAGCTACACCTGCCTCCACATGGTCGGAGACCTCGTGGCGCTCCTGGACGCCATTGCACCCGACCAGGAGCAGGTGTTCGTGGTGGCCCACGACTGGGGCGCCGTCATCGCTTGGTACCTCTACCTGTTCCGGCCCGACCGGGTCAAAGCCTTGGTCAGCTTGAGCGTGCAGTTCATCCCACGAAACCCTCAGAGGAAGTTCATCGAATCGTTTCAAGCTGCTTATGGCGATGACTACTACATGTGCAGATTTCAG GAGCCAGGAGTGATAGAAGCTGAGTTTGCTCAGATGGGCACTACAAGAGTTATCAAGGAGTTTCTAACATATAGGAATCCTGGTCCACTTTTCCTGCCTAAAGGCAAAGGATTTGGACATCCCACAGATACTCCTATTGTCTTGCCAAGTTGGTTGTCTGAGGATGAAGTGAACTACTACGCCGCCAAATTTGACAAGACGGGCTTCACCGGCGGCATAAACTACTACCGGAATTTGGACAT AAATTGGGAACTGACTGCACCATGGACTGGGGCTCAAGTGAAAGTTCCGGTGAAGTTTGTTGTGGGAGACCAGGACCTAGTTTACAACTCTCTAGGTGCTCAGGACTTCATACACAAAGGCGGGTTCAAGAAATTTGTGCCGCTTCTGGAAGAAGTAATTGTGTTGGAAGGAGTTGCCCATTTTCTGCAACAAGAAAAGCCTGATGAAATTAGCAAACACATTCACAACTTCATTAAGAAATTCCATTAG